The sequence CGCGCCCAACCCGGCCTACGTGGGGGCAGTGCAGTTCTTCTCGGGGCCGGTTGGTTTCGGTTCGTCGAATATGATCAACGGCATTCCCAACCCGAATCTGAAATGGGAGTCGGTGAAAACGGCCAACGTTGGTCTTGACGTGGGCTTCCTGAACGGCCGCATCGACGCTACGATCGACGTCTACAAGAAAGTCACGTCGGACATGATCATCTTCCTGACCGGCCCGAACCTCATTGGGGTAGGCGATCAGTGGGACGACCTGAAAGCACCGCTGGGCAACGCTGGTCAGATGACCAACACGGGTATCGACCTGAGCATCACCACGACCAACATCAAGAAAGGCAACTTTAGCTGGAAGACGAGCGGCGTGCTGACGCAGTTCACCAACAGCTACGACCGCGCGGCCTCGGCAGCGTCGGCCCTCGATGGCAAGGTGTATTATAACAACTACCTCATCACGCACACCACGCCCGGCCGTCCGGTGGGTTCGTTCTGGGGGTTGCAAACCGACGGGCTGTTCCGCACGCAGGAAGAACTCGACAAATCGCTGCCGCAGTTTGGCTACAAGGTGAATCAGGCGGAAACGTGGCTGGGCGACATCCGCTTCAAAGACGTGAACAACGATGGTAAAATCGACGCCAGCGACTACACCTTCATCGGTAGCCCGCTGCCCAAGTTCACCTGGGGCCTGACCAACACGGTCAACTACGGCGACTTCGATTTCTCGCTGTTCCTGCAAGGGAGCCAGGGTGCCAAGGCCTTCAACTTCCTGCGCTGGCAGCTGGAAGGCCTGAACAACGCCTACACCAACCAGATGACGACGGTCAACGACCGCTACACGGCCGAAAACCCGAACGGATCGCTGCCCCGCTTCACGAGCACCAACAAAAACAACACGGCCATGTCGGACCGGTACGTGGAGGATGCTTCGTATGCCCGGATTCAGAACATCACGCTGGGCTACCGCCTGCCTAAGGCGCTGCTGAGCAAGGCGCACGTGTCGAACCTGCGTATCTACGGCTCGATCCAGAACCTGAAGACGTTCACGAACTACTCGGGTTACGATCCCGAAATCGGCTCGTTCAACAACAGCATCAAGCTGATGAACGTCGACGCCGGTCACTACCCGAACCCCCGCACGTTCACCATCGGCGCGAATCTGCAATTCTAACTGAAACGTCATTAGCTGCGCGTCATTTATAGTCATTAGCCTTCGGCGTCATTCCTGGTTTTCCGCCCAAGGCAGTACAACGAATGACTACCAATGACAGCGCAGCGGAATGACCACCAATAACATTGATATCATGAAACGCAAACTCATATATGCTGCCATGCTGGCTCCGGCTTTGTTCCTGACCAGCTGCAAGGAAGATTTCATTGAGCGGCCTTCGCTGTCGGGCACGACGACGGGCAACTACTACAACAACGCCGACGAAGTACGGGCGGCCACCAGCACACTCTACAGCGGGCTACCCTGGCGCAACTACGAAAGCCGCGCGCAGGATGCCATCGGCGACGTCATGGGAGGCAACATGTTCACCTACACCGACACCGAATACCTGAATTTCACGGTATCGGCGGCATCGGAGCGCGTAGGGGCGTCGTGGGGTGCCTTCTATAAGATCATCGGTTACGCCAACGTGATGCTCAAAACGTTTGAAGAGAAGAAAGCCGCTGGCGGTGGCGCCGCCTACCTCGACCCGGCCATTGCCGAGTGTCATTTCATCCGGGGTATGCTGTATTTCTTCATCGCACGTACCTGGGGTGCCGCGCCGATCATCACCGATCCGGGTGCCACGGCGCTCTCGGGCGACTTCAACATTCCGCGCTACATCCAGAAAGATGTGCTGCGGTTTGCGCTCGAAGAGTTGCAGGCGGCCGAGAAAGGCCTGCCCGAGTCGGACGTACCTGGCCGGGTCACGAAGTATTCGGCGAAAGGCATGATGGCCAAGCTCTACCTGTATCAGAAAGACTACGCCAACGCCAAAACCAAAGCTGAAGAGGTAATCAGTTCAGGCAAGTACATGCTGGTAAGCGACTACACGGGTATGTTCACTAAAGCGAGCATGAACAACAACGCCGAGTCGCTCTTCTCGATTCAGCACCAGTTTGCGCAGGATCCCTGGGGTACGGCCAACATCAAAAACCCCGATCGAGGCGCGGGTGCGCTGCGCACGTCGGAGGCCGATGCCTGGGAAATGTACGTTCCGTCGATGGACATGCTGAAGGAGTATGAGTTTGGTGACCTACGCCGCAAATGGTCGGTGATGGAACACGGCTGGACCAACCCGAACTGGAAACCCCAGCGCGCCAACGCCCCGGCCTATAACGCGTTCATGGCCAATGGGTTCAAATACGATACCCTGCAACCAACCAACGACGGTGGCAGCCTCTCGCCCACCCGCGCCAACATCGTGAAGTACTTTGCCGGACCCGGTAAAACCTACGGTGGCGAACCCGTACTGGGCCAGGGCTCAGGCAACAACGTGGTGCTGCTGCGCTACGCCGACGTGCTGTTGATCTATGCGGAAGCCGTGCTGGCGGGTCAGGCCTCGACCGCCGACGCCAAAGCCCTCGACGCGCTGAACCAGGTGCGGAAACGGGCCGGGCTGAACCCCAAAACGGTGATCACCAACGACGACATTCTGCACGAGCGCCGGGTTGAGTTTGCCTTCGAAGGCGACTACTGGTACGACATTCAGCGGCAGGGCTACGCCAAAGCGAAGGCAATCATCGAGAAGCAGGACCGTGGCTCGAAAGCGTACGGTTCCTTCCTGACCAACTTCTCGGAGGATAAGATGTACCTGCCCATTCCAGCTGGCGAAATCGTTCAGGACCCCGAACTAGGCAAACCCGCCGTTCCGTACTACAAGTGATCATACCTCACCCCTGGCCCCTCTCCTTAAAACGAGGAGAGGGGGACATAAACGTCAACCTTGAGCCGAGTTTACCCGATCTGTTAGTAGCCAGTTTGGGAAACTCCCCTCTCCTGAAAATCAGGAGAGGGGCCGGGGGTGAGGTCCAAACCAACGCATAGTCATGACTCTCTATAAATCAACGTACTTCGCAGGCGTAGCCCTGCTCGCCGGACTGGCCCTGACGGCTTGTCAGAAAGACACCGACGGCAGCCCGCAGATTGCCCCCGGTAATCCCGTTGCCACCAAAATCTTCCCCGACTCGGCGGCGGGCGGAGTAGCCGTTACCCTTACGGGGACAGGGCTGGGCGACATCCGCACCATTATGTTCGAGAAACAGAACGTACCGGCGGGCTTCCAGAGCACCCTCAACACCGACGGAGCGCTCATCTTCCGCGTACCGGCCGAAGCCGCAGGTGGGGTACAGAACATCATCTTCACGAACAGCGCCGGACAGTCGCTGAAGGTGCCGTTCAAGGTGCTCGCCTACCCGACCGTCAGCGACGTATCGGATTACAACTTCACGAAAGGCACGGTCATCACCATCAACGGTAACAACTTCGACGATGTGACGACCGTCGCCGTAGCCGACTCGCTGAAGGGCATTTCGGATAACGCCACCATCGTGTCGAAATCGAAGAAGCAGCTGGTTGTGCAGATGCCTGCCACCACCCTGAACCGGGCTACGCTGGCCATCACCAACAGCACCGGCCGGATTCGGACCAAGCAGGAATTCGTGAACATCGACAAAGCCATGCCGGTCTTTACCGACGCCTACGGCACGTTCGTTGACAACTCGTGGGGCGATGCCGGCGCTGTTTCGACCAAAGAAGCGAAAGACGGCAAGGCATCGGCCGCCAAGACCTTCCAGAAAGGCAACTGGCACCTGATCGGCTTCGCCAACTGGGCGGGCATGGCGTATGACCCCACCTACACCTACGTGACGGGCTGGATCAAAGGCGCCTCGGCCGACTACTCGCTCTACCTCACCACCGACGCGGCCAAAGCCGGTTTCGGTGGATTCGACGAGAAAAACCGGATCGACGTGAAAGCCGGGACGTGGACGTACTTCAAATTCAAGATTTCAGACATCGATTTCTGGTCGGCGGGCTCAACGCTGAAACAGGTCGGTTTCCGCATCAAAGGCCCCGACAAGCAGGACGAAACGTTCTACTTCGACGACATTTTACTTGTGAAATAGTGCGCCTGAGTACCTAAACCATCATGGGTAGCCTTTCGCTACCTGTGGTGGTTTTTTTCTGCCCAATCGTTTGCCTTTTCAGCGCTGCCCATGAATGACTCTACGCTTTTCAACTATCGCCATCTCTTTGCCATACTCTTAGTAGTCAGCCAGTTAGCAATCGCAACGCGAACCTTAGGGGCCGATCCCATCCGCATCGAAGCCGAGTCAGGTACGTTGGCGGGCGTGGAAATAGCCACCGTTGCGACGGGGTTTTCCGGCAAGGGGTACGTCACGGGTTTCGACAACGCCACCGATCAGCTCAGCCTGAGCGCCACCGTACCGGCGGGCCTCTACGAACTGACCATCGGTTACCGCTCGGCGTCGGGCGACAAAGGCATCGATTTTCAGGTTAACGGCAGCCCGGCTAGCGGCACGCTCAAACAGACCGCTGGCTTCAGGCCGTTTAGTGGCGGAAAATTCCTGCTCACAGGCGGCAACACCATCATCACCATCTTTCGGGGCTGGGGTTATTTCGACATCGACTACGTGTTGCTGACGCCTGCAACGGTGAAACGCCCCACCAAACCCACGTCCCAGCTGAGCGACGCCGCCGCGACCCCCTCCACGCTGGGTCTGTATGCCTTTCTGGTCGATCAGTATGGCCAGAAAGTGATTGCCGGGCAACAGGACGACGTAGAGTATGTACTCGACAAAACGGGCAAAGAACCCGCCATTGGCGCGTTTGACCTCATCGACTACTCCCCTACCCGCGTGCAGAACGGGGCCAAACCCCTGCGCAGCAGCGAGGCGTGCATCGACTGGGCAAAAAAAGGCAACGGGCGCGGTATCGTCAGCCTGATGTGGCACTGGAACGCCCCCACCGACCTTATTAACCAGGCACCTGATAAACTCTGGTGGCGCGGTTTTTACACCGATGCCACTACCTTCGACCTGAACGTTGCGCTGGCCGATAAAACCAGTCAGCGGTATCAACTGCTGCTGCGCGACATCGACGCCATCGCGACCGAGCTCAAAAAATTCCAGACGGCCGACGTACCTGTGCTCTGGCGGCCGTTGCACGAAGCCCCCGGCGGCTGGTTCTGGTGGGGCGCCAAAGGCCCGGCCCCGTTTCGGCAGCTCTGGCAACTCCTCTACGACCGGCTCACCAATTACCACAACCTGCATAACCTCATCTGGGTCTACACCGCCACCGACACGGTCAACCCCGACTGGTACCCCGGCGATGCGTATGTCGATGTGGTAGGGCTCGATATTTACAGCACCCCCAACGCCACCCTCAGCACCAACTGGGATAACGCGCTGGCGCAGTTTGACGGCAAAAAGCTCGTCACCCTTTCCGAATCAGGTAATCCGCCTACCCTCGATGCCATCCGCGGGCTGGCAACCTGGTGGTCGTGGTTCGCCGTCTGGACGGGTACCGACTACATCAAAAAGCAGCCCGTCGAGCAACTGCGTGCGCTCTTCACCGATGCCGACGTTATCACCCGCGACGAACTGCCTGACTGGCGCAAAGCCATTACGCCCCTCATCACGGGCGTTGACCCTGACCCCGGTTACCACGTCACGGCGATGGGCAACCCCATCGATGGCAGTCAGGTCGATCTGGACATTGAGGGGGCCGAAGGGCAGGCCCTCCGGTTCGTGGTGTTCGACACGCGGGGCCGCCAACTGACCGAACGCGCCGTGACGCCCCGCACCGCGACCTTGCGCTACTCATTTCCGCTCGGTTCCCACGAGCCGGGCCTTTACCTCATACGTATATTCTCGGCAACGAAGGCTTCTACCTTAAAGCTGATTAAATCCTAAACGCCAACGTACCCAGTCCATGAACTCACTCGCCTACCCCCGCGTGGCCATCGTGCTGCTGTGCCTGCTGACGGCCTCGGCCACCCACGCCCAACCCCTCGGCCTCTTCGACGGCCATACTGATGTCGGTAAGGTCAAAAAGGCCGGGTCGGCCCGCTACGACGCCAAGAAAGACGAATACATGCTCACCGGTGCCGGTTACAACATCTGGTTCGACCACGACGAATTTCACTTCCTGTGGAAACGCATGAAGGGCGATTTCATCCTGACCACCCGCGCCAGCCTGATCGGCAAGGGCGTCGATCCGCACCGCAAAGTCGGCTGGATGGTGCGCAGCAGCCTCGACAGCAATTCGGCCCACATCAACGCTGCCGAGCACGGCGACGGCCTCACCTCACTCCAGTTTCGCCGCAAGACCGGAGCCCTGACCGAAGAGGTGAAGGCCAAAATGACCGGTGCCGACGTGATCCAACTGGCGCGGCGGGGCAACACCTACACCATGTCGGTAGCCAAATTTGGGGAGCCGTTCATCACCGAGCAGGTCACCGACCTCGATCTGGGCGACGACGTGTACGTGGGGCTGTTCATCGGCTCGCACAATAAAGACGTGGTGGAACAGGGCGTCTTCAGCGACGTGCGCATCAGCATACCGGCGCGCGAAAACTTCGTCCCCTACCGCGAATACATCGGCAGCAACATTGAAGTACTCGACCTGGCCACTACCCGCCGCAACATCCTCTACTACTCGCCCGAGTCGTTGCAGGCCCCCAACTGGACACCCGACAACAAAGCCTTTATCTACAACAGCAACGGCAAGATTTATCGCTTCGACCTGAAGAAGAAAACGCCCGCGCTGCTCAACACCGACTACGTCACCAACAACAACAACGACCACGTGCTGTCGTTCGATGGCAAGATGCTCGGCCTCAGCAGCAGTAGCAAAGACCACGGTAACAAGTCGATCGTGTATACGGTGTCGGTTGGGGGCGGCAAACCCAAACAGATCACGCCCGTTGGGCACTCCTACCTGCACGGCTGGTCGCCCGATGGGAAATGGCTGGTCTACACGGCGCAGCGCGACGGCGAGTTCGACATTTATAAAGTAAGCAGCACGGGTGGTCCCGAAACGCAGCTCACTACCGCCAAAGCCCTCGACGACGGCCCCGAGTACTCGCCCGACGGCAAGTACATTTATTTCAACTCGACCCGTAGTGGCCTGATGCAGATCTGGCGCATGGATGCCGACGGCAGCAACCAGATCCAGATCACCAACGACGAGTTCAACAACTGGTTTCCGCACATCTCACCCGATGGCAAACAGATGGTGATCCTGTCGTTCCTGAAGGATATTTCGCCCGACGATCACCCCTTCTACAAGCAGGTCTACCTGCGGCACATTCCCATCGAGAACGGCCAACCCGCCAAAACTACCCCCAGGGTACTGGCCTACATCTACGGCGGTCAGGGCACCATCAACACCCCGTCGTGGTCGCCCGACAGCAAAAAACTCGCCTTCATCAGCAATTCGGCGCCCCTGAGCGCCGCTCCCACCTCGGGCAAATAAGCTAACGCCTGCCTGGGTGCCAAGCCGCGTCAGCACCGCCTGAACGCGGCTTGGCTGGTTTATGACGGTCTGATGCGGCGGCATGGGTAAATCGGTGCTAAAATATCTTGGTAATGTATAGTTTTGTAAAAATACCCAGCCTAACCAGCCTATGCCGATCTTCGTCATAAACCGATCGCCCCAGCCCGATACGCCGGGCGCCATGCCCGAACTGTCGGTTGAGCAGCGGCTATGGGCGGGGTTCATGGCGGGTGACGAAACGGCCCTCAATACCCTGATGACGACCCACTACCGGTCGCTGTTCCGGTACGGCACCCGTTTTTCCAAAGACCGCGAGTTCATCAAAGACGCCATTCAGGACCTGTTTCTGCACCTGTGGGAGCGCCGCACATTTCTTCGGAAAGACGTGGCCATCAAGCCCTATCTGATGGCGTCGCTGCGCCGGGCCATGCACCGGAACGTACCCAGCGGCCGCCCCAACCTTGAGCTGGGCGATGAGCAGGAGGCGTTCGCCTTTGTGTTTTCGGTGGAAGAGCAGTTCATTCAGCACGAAACCACGTTCCAACGTACCCAGCGCATGCAGCAGTTGCTCGACACGCTGCCCCGCCGCCAGAAAGAAGTCATCTACCTGAAATACTTTCAGGAACTCGACCGGGACCACATCGCGCAGGTCATGGACATCGCCCCGCAGACGGTATCGAATCTGCTTCAGTTGGCCCTCCGGCAGCTGCGCCAACAGGGTGCGGCTCAGTTGCTTATGTGGCTGGCCACGGCCTTACTCGCCACAGGTACGTTGGCCACCTGCTAAGAAAAATTAAAAATTTTCTGAAAATCTTGGTATCTGTCGGTAGTTGATGTCTATCTGCTTATGAGCGGCTCAACTCCGGCGATGAAACGATACCTGCAGTACCATATTGATGACTTTGTCTGGGATTTGGCCTTCCGGCAATGGGTCCTGACCCCCACCCGCGAAACCGAAGCGCAGTGGCGGCAATGGCTGGCCGCTCACCCCGACAAAGCCCCGTTAATCGACGAAGCCCGTGCGCTGGTACTGGCCCTGCAACCCGGCGAACTACCACTCAGCGAACAGGAGATTCAACAGGCCGTACAGCGCACCGTGGAACGGACCCGGCAGCGCGATCTGTCTAAGACTGCGGCGCCCACGACCCGACCGCTTCCGTTCTACCGGCGGCCCTGGCTGCGGGCAGCGGCAGCCCTATTACTCCTGCTGGGTATTTCGGGCTGGCTGTGGCTCAACCGCCTGATGACCGGCCCGGCGCTGGTGAGCTACGAACAGCTGGTGACGGAACAGAAACAGACGCTCGTCGAGCGGTTCAACCAGACACAACAGACTATCCCCGTCAAATTGCAGGACGGCTCGCTGGTGCTGCTCAAACCCGGCGGCCGCCTCAGCTACGCACCGGCCTTCCGGGGCCCGCGCCGTGAGGTTTATCTATCGGGCGAGGCCTTCTTTGAGGTTGCCAAAGACGCCAGCAAGCCCTTTCTGATTTACGCCAACGGCCTTACCACCAAGGTACTGGGCACCAGCTTCCTGATAAAAGCCTACCCTAAAGACCCCAACGTAACGGTCGAAGTGAAGACCGGGCGGGTGGCCGTCTTTGCCCAGAAAGACCCGGCGCACCAGCAAAAAGTAGCCGACCGCGATCTGACGGGCCTGGTGCTGGTACCGAACCAGAAAATTGTGTTTGAACGCGAGCAGGCCCGCCTGGCCAAATCGCTGGTCGACAATCCGCAGTTGCTGCCCGGCCCGTCGCAGAAAAACCCGTTTGTCTTCGACGACACCCCCATCCCCACGGTCTTCACCACGCTTGAGCGCGCCTACGGGGTCAATATTGTCTTCGACAGCGATCTGTTGGCCAACTGCCCCCTCACGGCCGAACTGACCGATCAGCCCCTCTTCGAAAAACTCGACATCATCTGCCGGGTCATTGAAGCCCGTTATGATGTGATGGATGGCCAGATCGTGGTGTACAGCCACGGCTGCAAACCCTAGTGCTTATGCCCAAACCACCCACTATCCTAAACGACTACCAGACAGCTGTCTAACGAAAAAGTCGGCAATGCGCCAACATTGCCGACCTGATTGCTCCCCCTGCTGAGTTGGAACCTGAGCCATCCCGTCTACGGGATGCGGGGGATTGTTTTGCCTACTAGTTCTCAAACAAAACGTACCAAAACTATGAAAAAATGGGTACAACGGAAATCTGTATTGGGTAAGCTTATGCACATCACCTGTACACAACTCCTGCTGGCGCTGCTCTGTGTGGGCGCAAGTTTTGCCCACGACGGAAAGGCGCAGGCCGTTCTGGACCAGAAGGTTACGCTACAGGCGCAGG comes from Fibrella aestuarina BUZ 2 and encodes:
- a CDS encoding RagB/SusD family nutrient uptake outer membrane protein, with protein sequence MKRKLIYAAMLAPALFLTSCKEDFIERPSLSGTTTGNYYNNADEVRAATSTLYSGLPWRNYESRAQDAIGDVMGGNMFTYTDTEYLNFTVSAASERVGASWGAFYKIIGYANVMLKTFEEKKAAGGGAAYLDPAIAECHFIRGMLYFFIARTWGAAPIITDPGATALSGDFNIPRYIQKDVLRFALEELQAAEKGLPESDVPGRVTKYSAKGMMAKLYLYQKDYANAKTKAEEVISSGKYMLVSDYTGMFTKASMNNNAESLFSIQHQFAQDPWGTANIKNPDRGAGALRTSEADAWEMYVPSMDMLKEYEFGDLRRKWSVMEHGWTNPNWKPQRANAPAYNAFMANGFKYDTLQPTNDGGSLSPTRANIVKYFAGPGKTYGGEPVLGQGSGNNVVLLRYADVLLIYAEAVLAGQASTADAKALDALNQVRKRAGLNPKTVITNDDILHERRVEFAFEGDYWYDIQRQGYAKAKAIIEKQDRGSKAYGSFLTNFSEDKMYLPIPAGEIVQDPELGKPAVPYYK
- a CDS encoding IPT/TIG domain-containing protein, with product MTLYKSTYFAGVALLAGLALTACQKDTDGSPQIAPGNPVATKIFPDSAAGGVAVTLTGTGLGDIRTIMFEKQNVPAGFQSTLNTDGALIFRVPAEAAGGVQNIIFTNSAGQSLKVPFKVLAYPTVSDVSDYNFTKGTVITINGNNFDDVTTVAVADSLKGISDNATIVSKSKKQLVVQMPATTLNRATLAITNSTGRIRTKQEFVNIDKAMPVFTDAYGTFVDNSWGDAGAVSTKEAKDGKASAAKTFQKGNWHLIGFANWAGMAYDPTYTYVTGWIKGASADYSLYLTTDAAKAGFGGFDEKNRIDVKAGTWTYFKFKISDIDFWSAGSTLKQVGFRIKGPDKQDETFYFDDILLVK
- a CDS encoding glycosyl hydrolase; translated protein: MNDSTLFNYRHLFAILLVVSQLAIATRTLGADPIRIEAESGTLAGVEIATVATGFSGKGYVTGFDNATDQLSLSATVPAGLYELTIGYRSASGDKGIDFQVNGSPASGTLKQTAGFRPFSGGKFLLTGGNTIITIFRGWGYFDIDYVLLTPATVKRPTKPTSQLSDAAATPSTLGLYAFLVDQYGQKVIAGQQDDVEYVLDKTGKEPAIGAFDLIDYSPTRVQNGAKPLRSSEACIDWAKKGNGRGIVSLMWHWNAPTDLINQAPDKLWWRGFYTDATTFDLNVALADKTSQRYQLLLRDIDAIATELKKFQTADVPVLWRPLHEAPGGWFWWGAKGPAPFRQLWQLLYDRLTNYHNLHNLIWVYTATDTVNPDWYPGDAYVDVVGLDIYSTPNATLSTNWDNALAQFDGKKLVTLSESGNPPTLDAIRGLATWWSWFAVWTGTDYIKKQPVEQLRALFTDADVITRDELPDWRKAITPLITGVDPDPGYHVTAMGNPIDGSQVDLDIEGAEGQALRFVVFDTRGRQLTERAVTPRTATLRYSFPLGSHEPGLYLIRIFSATKASTLKLIKS
- a CDS encoding TolB family protein codes for the protein MNSLAYPRVAIVLLCLLTASATHAQPLGLFDGHTDVGKVKKAGSARYDAKKDEYMLTGAGYNIWFDHDEFHFLWKRMKGDFILTTRASLIGKGVDPHRKVGWMVRSSLDSNSAHINAAEHGDGLTSLQFRRKTGALTEEVKAKMTGADVIQLARRGNTYTMSVAKFGEPFITEQVTDLDLGDDVYVGLFIGSHNKDVVEQGVFSDVRISIPARENFVPYREYIGSNIEVLDLATTRRNILYYSPESLQAPNWTPDNKAFIYNSNGKIYRFDLKKKTPALLNTDYVTNNNNDHVLSFDGKMLGLSSSSKDHGNKSIVYTVSVGGGKPKQITPVGHSYLHGWSPDGKWLVYTAQRDGEFDIYKVSSTGGPETQLTTAKALDDGPEYSPDGKYIYFNSTRSGLMQIWRMDADGSNQIQITNDEFNNWFPHISPDGKQMVILSFLKDISPDDHPFYKQVYLRHIPIENGQPAKTTPRVLAYIYGGQGTINTPSWSPDSKKLAFISNSAPLSAAPTSGK
- a CDS encoding RNA polymerase sigma factor, producing the protein MPIFVINRSPQPDTPGAMPELSVEQRLWAGFMAGDETALNTLMTTHYRSLFRYGTRFSKDREFIKDAIQDLFLHLWERRTFLRKDVAIKPYLMASLRRAMHRNVPSGRPNLELGDEQEAFAFVFSVEEQFIQHETTFQRTQRMQQLLDTLPRRQKEVIYLKYFQELDRDHIAQVMDIAPQTVSNLLQLALRQLRQQGAAQLLMWLATALLATGTLATC
- a CDS encoding FecR family protein — translated: MKRYLQYHIDDFVWDLAFRQWVLTPTRETEAQWRQWLAAHPDKAPLIDEARALVLALQPGELPLSEQEIQQAVQRTVERTRQRDLSKTAAPTTRPLPFYRRPWLRAAAALLLLLGISGWLWLNRLMTGPALVSYEQLVTEQKQTLVERFNQTQQTIPVKLQDGSLVLLKPGGRLSYAPAFRGPRREVYLSGEAFFEVAKDASKPFLIYANGLTTKVLGTSFLIKAYPKDPNVTVEVKTGRVAVFAQKDPAHQQKVADRDLTGLVLVPNQKIVFEREQARLAKSLVDNPQLLPGPSQKNPFVFDDTPIPTVFTTLERAYGVNIVFDSDLLANCPLTAELTDQPLFEKLDIICRVIEARYDVMDGQIVVYSHGCKP